In a genomic window of Telopea speciosissima isolate NSW1024214 ecotype Mountain lineage chromosome 5, Tspe_v1, whole genome shotgun sequence:
- the LOC122661590 gene encoding probable mannitol dehydrogenase isoform X2 — MSKSPEQEHPIKAFGWAARDSSGVLSPFQFSRRATGDEDVKFKVLYCGVCHSDLHCVKNEWGISNYPLLPGHEVAGEVTEVGSKVTKFKVGDRVGVGCIVGGCHSCENCNNDLENYCPQSVQTYNSIHFDGTMTYGGYSDIMVAHQRYIVRMPENMPLDAGAPLLCAGITVYSPLKYYGLCNPGMHLGVVGLGGLGHVAVKFGKAFGMKVTVISTSPNKKQEAIERLGADAFLVSVDQEQMQAATGTMDGIIDTVSAEHALAPLIGLVKTHGKIVCVGAPEIPPQLPVFPLLAGRKMVGGSLIGGMKETQEMIDFAAKHGITADIEVIPMDYINTAMDRLVKADVKYRFVIDIANSLTQA, encoded by the exons atgTCGAAATCACCAGAGCAAGAGCACCCCATAAAGGCTTTTGGCTGGGCAGCCAGGGATTCTTCTGGAGTCCTCTCTCCCTTCCAATTCTCCCGGAG GGCAACCGGAGATGAAGACGTGAAATTCAAAGTGCTATACTGTGGTGTCTGCCACTCTGATCTTCACTGCGTCAAGAACGAATGGGGAATTTCTAACTACCCATTGCTCCCTGG GCACGAGGTCGCAGGAGAAGTAACAGAGGTTGGGAGCAAGGTAACAAAATTCAAAGTTGGCGATAGAGTTGGTGTAGGATGCATTGTGGGAGGTTGTCATTCTTGCGAAAACTGCAACAACGATCTCGAGAACTATTGCCCACAGAGTGTCCAAACCTACAATTCGATCCACTTCGATGGCACCATGACCTACGGTGGCTACTCCGACATCATGGTTGCGCACCAGCGTTACATCGTCCGAATGCCGGAGAATATGCCTCTCGACGCCGGAGCGCCTCTTTTGTGTGCCGGCATCACCGTTTACAGTCCCTTGAAGTACTATGGACTTTGCAACCCTGGCATGCACTTGGGTGTTGTAGGTCTTGGTGGACTTGGCCATGTTGCAGTCAAATTCGGCAAAGCTTTTGGGATGAAGGTCACTGTGATTAGTACTAGCCCTAACAAGAAGCAGGAAGCCATTGAACGTCTTGGTGCTGATGCTTTCTTGGTCAGCGTTGACCAGGAGCAGATGCAG GCTGCTACGGGCACAATGGATGGTATCATTGATACCGTTTCCGCCGAACACGCTCTCGCGCCATTGATAGGTCTGGTGAAGACACACGGGAAGATCGTGTGTGTAGGTGCACCTGAGATTCCTCCTCAGTTGCCAGTCTTTCCTCTACT TGCAGGGAGGAAGATGGTGGGTGGAAGCCTTATTGGAGGAATGAAGGAGACACAGGAGATGATCGATTTCGCCGCGAAACATGGTATTACCGCAGACATTGAAGTAATTCCGATGGATTACATCAACACGGCCATGGATCGGCTTGTCAAGGCCGATGTCAAATACCGATTTGTCATTGACATTGCAAATTCCTTGACCCAAGCTTAA
- the LOC122661589 gene encoding elongator complex protein 4, producing MAAMKSKTSSFSRNLMGAQLAQTPGLKQGLNGVTFISSGIPNLDKILGGGFPLGSLIMVMEDAEAPHHLLLLRNFMSQGLVHEQPLLYASPATDPRVFLGTLPSPILTKDDKVLDREPEQKGLRIAWQYKKYFGDNQQCFEGHRENRPEYCNDFDLRKPLERRLLSGGHIDCVSLKDYTNITDFHDRCSSFLAKFARNDAGPRCAGRIAIQSLCAPQCGYAEIEWDMINFIRCLKSMVRSSNAVALITFPPSLLSPSFAKRWQHMADTLLSVRAIPDEDKELAKLLTGYQDMVGLLHVHKVAQINTQVPVILEANTFSMKLQKRRSLVLERLNQAPVDGSSGTSYATSAGCSGSSKAASIDF from the exons ATGGCCGCCATGAAGAGTAAGACGAGCAGCTTCTCTCGCAACCTAATGGGTGCACAATTGGCGCAGACACCAGGTCTCAAGCAGGGACTAAACGGTGTTACCTTCATCTCCTCTGGGATACCAAACCTTGACA AGATTTTAGGAGGTGGGTTCCCTCTTGGAAGCTTAATTATGGTAATGGAAGACGCAGAAGCACCTCATCATCTGCTACTGTTAAGGAATTTCATGTCGCAGGGACTAGTTCACGAGCAGCCCCTTCTCTATGCGAGTCCGGCAACAGACCCAAGGGTGTTTCTGGGAACTTTGCCAAGTCCTATTTTGACGAAGGACGACAAGGTTCTTGACCGTGAGCCAGAACAG AAGGGGTTAAGGATTGCGTGGCAGTATAAGAAGTACTTTGGGGACAATCAGCAGTGTTTTGAGGGTCACAGAG AAAATAGGCCGGAGTACTGCAATGACTTTGATTTGCGAAAACCCCTGGAACGGCGATTACTCAGCGGAGGGCACATAGATTGTGTTAGCCTTAAAGACTATACAAACATCACAGATTTTCATGATCGTTGTTCCTCCTTTTTAGCTAAATTTGCCAG AAATGATGCAGGCCCTAGATGTGCTGGTCGTATTGCCATACAATCTCTGTGTGCTCCACAATGTGGCTATGCTGAAATT GAATGGGATATGATTAACTTTATTAGATGTCTTAAAAGCATGGTACGATCATCAAATGCAGTTGCTTTGATTACATTTCCCCCTTCacttctttctccatcttttgcTAAGAGATGGCAGCATATGGCAGACACCTTGCTCTCAGTCAGAGCAATACCAG ATGAGGACAAGGAATTGGCAAAACTCCTTACAGGTTACCAAGACATGGTTGGGCTTCTCCATGTGCATAAAGTGGCACAGATTAATACACAg GTTCCTGTTATTCTAGAAGCAAACACATTCTCAATGAAGCTACAAAAGCGAAGGTCTTTGGTCTTAGAACGTCTAAATCAAGCCCCTGTAGATGGTTCAAGTGGGACTTCGTATGCCACATCCGCTGGTTGCTCTGGGTCTTCCAAAGCTGCATCCATTGATTTTTAG
- the LOC122661590 gene encoding probable mannitol dehydrogenase isoform X1: protein MSKSPEQEHPIKAFGWAARDSSGVLSPFQFSRRATGDEDVKFKVLYCGVCHSDLHCVKNEWGISNYPLLPGHEVAGEVTEVGSKVTKFKVGDRVGVGCIVGGCHSCENCNNDLENYCPQSVQTYNSIHFDGTMTYGGYSDIMVAHQRYIVRMPENMPLDAGAPLLCAGITVYSPLKYYGLCNPGMHLGVVGLGGLGHVAVKFGKAFGMKVTVISTSPNKKQEAIERLGADAFLVSVDQEQMQAATGTMDGIIDTVSAEHALAPLIGLVKTHGKIVCVGAPEIPPQLPVFPLLMGRKMVGGSLIGGMKETQEMIDFAAKHGITADIEVIPMDYINTAMDRLVKADVKYRFVIDIANSLTQA, encoded by the exons atgTCGAAATCACCAGAGCAAGAGCACCCCATAAAGGCTTTTGGCTGGGCAGCCAGGGATTCTTCTGGAGTCCTCTCTCCCTTCCAATTCTCCCGGAG GGCAACCGGAGATGAAGACGTGAAATTCAAAGTGCTATACTGTGGTGTCTGCCACTCTGATCTTCACTGCGTCAAGAACGAATGGGGAATTTCTAACTACCCATTGCTCCCTGG GCACGAGGTCGCAGGAGAAGTAACAGAGGTTGGGAGCAAGGTAACAAAATTCAAAGTTGGCGATAGAGTTGGTGTAGGATGCATTGTGGGAGGTTGTCATTCTTGCGAAAACTGCAACAACGATCTCGAGAACTATTGCCCACAGAGTGTCCAAACCTACAATTCGATCCACTTCGATGGCACCATGACCTACGGTGGCTACTCCGACATCATGGTTGCGCACCAGCGTTACATCGTCCGAATGCCGGAGAATATGCCTCTCGACGCCGGAGCGCCTCTTTTGTGTGCCGGCATCACCGTTTACAGTCCCTTGAAGTACTATGGACTTTGCAACCCTGGCATGCACTTGGGTGTTGTAGGTCTTGGTGGACTTGGCCATGTTGCAGTCAAATTCGGCAAAGCTTTTGGGATGAAGGTCACTGTGATTAGTACTAGCCCTAACAAGAAGCAGGAAGCCATTGAACGTCTTGGTGCTGATGCTTTCTTGGTCAGCGTTGACCAGGAGCAGATGCAG GCTGCTACGGGCACAATGGATGGTATCATTGATACCGTTTCCGCCGAACACGCTCTCGCGCCATTGATAGGTCTGGTGAAGACACACGGGAAGATCGTGTGTGTAGGTGCACCTGAGATTCCTCCTCAGTTGCCAGTCTTTCCTCTACTCATGG GGAGGAAGATGGTGGGTGGAAGCCTTATTGGAGGAATGAAGGAGACACAGGAGATGATCGATTTCGCCGCGAAACATGGTATTACCGCAGACATTGAAGTAATTCCGATGGATTACATCAACACGGCCATGGATCGGCTTGTCAAGGCCGATGTCAAATACCGATTTGTCATTGACATTGCAAATTCCTTGACCCAAGCTTAA